A genomic segment from Nitratiruptor sp. YY08-10 encodes:
- the sucD gene encoding succinate--CoA ligase subunit alpha, giving the protein MSILVNKDTKVIVQGFTGKEGTFHSEQCIEYGTQIVGGVTPGKGGQTHLDRPVFNTVKEAVDATGATVSMIFVPPAFTADAVMEAADAGIELAVIITEGAPVKDMMYAKMYATKKGMKTIGPNCPGIITAEECKIGIMPGFIFKKGPVGLISKSGTLTYEASNQVVKEGLGITTAVGIGGDPIIGLSYKQLLPMFEADPETEAIVMIGEIGGTLEIEAAEFIKENITKPVVAFIAGQTAPKGKRMGHAGAIISGGQGTAQEKMDALAAAGVHVVKSPADIGKTVAKALGK; this is encoded by the coding sequence ATGAGTATTTTGGTCAATAAAGATACAAAAGTAATTGTGCAAGGTTTTACTGGAAAAGAGGGAACGTTTCATAGCGAGCAGTGTATAGAGTATGGGACACAGATTGTAGGAGGTGTTACACCTGGTAAAGGTGGTCAGACACATCTTGATAGACCAGTGTTTAATACTGTAAAAGAGGCAGTTGATGCAACTGGGGCAACTGTCAGTATGATTTTTGTTCCGCCTGCCTTTACTGCAGATGCCGTAATGGAAGCAGCAGATGCTGGGATTGAATTGGCCGTTATCATTACTGAAGGAGCTCCAGTTAAAGATATGATGTATGCAAAGATGTATGCAACAAAAAAAGGAATGAAGACAATTGGACCAAACTGTCCTGGAATCATTACTGCTGAAGAGTGCAAGATAGGTATCATGCCAGGATTTATCTTCAAAAAAGGACCAGTGGGACTCATTTCCAAGTCAGGTACACTGACGTATGAGGCGAGTAACCAGGTTGTAAAAGAGGGACTTGGAATTACAACAGCTGTTGGTATCGGAGGAGACCCAATTATCGGTTTAAGTTACAAACAACTCCTTCCTATGTTTGAAGCGGATCCTGAAACGGAAGCGATTGTTATGATAGGTGAAATTGGTGGAACGTTAGAAATAGAGGCTGCTGAATTTATCAAAGAAAATATTACAAAACCGGTTGTAGCCTTTATTGCAGGCCAAACTGCTCCAAAAGGCAAACGAATGGGGCATGCCGGAGCGATAATCAGTGGTGGTCAAGGAACGGCACAGGAAAAAATGGATGCACTTGCCGCAGCTGGTGTACATGTTGTGAAATCTCCTGCAGATATTGGCAAAACAGTTGCAAAGGCACTTGGTAAATAA
- the sucC gene encoding ADP-forming succinate--CoA ligase subunit beta has protein sequence MNIHEYQAKEIFREYGVPVPRGEVAFTGPEAREVAQCLGGDLWVVKAQIHAGGRGKAGGVKLARSLDEVEKIAEEMLGMTLVTHQTGPEGKKVEKVYVEEGADIQKEYYLGMVLDRSSEMPVMMASTEGGMEIEEVAAKTPEKIIKVAIDPTIGFQGFHGRKLAFGLGLAKEEIRPFIQFAEALYKVYMDKDANLIEINPLIKTGDGRFLALDAKMGFDDNALYKHPDIHEMRDLSEEDPVEVEAAKYGLSYVNLDGNVGCMVNGAGLAMATMDIIKHEGGEPANFLDVGGGANPDTVAKGFELILSDENVKSIFVNIFGGIVRCDRIANGILQATKQVEVNVPVVVRLDGTNAEQAAEILKNANIKNIIPATDLADGARKAVAAAKGEL, from the coding sequence ATGAATATACATGAATATCAAGCAAAAGAGATTTTTCGTGAATATGGCGTACCGGTTCCAAGAGGCGAGGTAGCGTTTACTGGACCAGAAGCGAGAGAAGTTGCTCAATGCCTCGGTGGCGATCTCTGGGTTGTAAAAGCGCAAATCCATGCAGGAGGACGAGGAAAGGCAGGTGGTGTTAAGCTTGCTAGAAGCCTTGATGAAGTGGAAAAAATTGCCGAAGAGATGCTTGGTATGACATTGGTGACACACCAAACAGGACCTGAAGGCAAAAAAGTAGAAAAAGTGTATGTAGAAGAGGGTGCAGATATCCAAAAAGAGTACTATCTTGGAATGGTACTTGATAGAAGCTCAGAGATGCCTGTTATGATGGCCTCGACTGAGGGCGGTATGGAGATTGAAGAGGTAGCTGCCAAAACTCCAGAAAAAATTATCAAAGTTGCAATCGATCCAACTATCGGTTTTCAAGGATTTCATGGAAGAAAACTGGCTTTTGGTCTGGGTCTAGCAAAAGAGGAGATTCGACCTTTTATACAGTTTGCTGAAGCGCTCTATAAAGTTTATATGGATAAAGATGCAAACTTGATCGAGATCAATCCATTGATCAAAACAGGAGATGGACGATTCCTGGCTCTTGATGCAAAGATGGGATTTGATGACAACGCACTTTATAAACATCCAGATATTCATGAGATGAGAGATTTGAGCGAAGAGGATCCTGTAGAAGTAGAAGCAGCGAAGTATGGTCTAAGCTATGTGAACTTGGATGGAAATGTTGGTTGTATGGTAAACGGTGCAGGGCTTGCGATGGCAACTATGGATATTATCAAGCATGAAGGCGGAGAGCCTGCAAACTTTTTGGATGTGGGTGGTGGCGCAAATCCTGATACCGTTGCAAAAGGATTTGAGCTTATTTTAAGTGATGAGAATGTTAAAAGTATCTTTGTTAATATCTTTGGGGGTATCGTTCGATGTGACCGAATTGCAAATGGAATCTTGCAGGCTACCAAACAAGTAGAAGTCAACGTACCAGTTGTTGTTCGACTCGATGGAACAAATGCTGAGCAAGCCGCTGAAATTTTGAAAAACGCAAATATAAAAAACATTATCCCTGCTACAGATTTGGCTGATGGTGCAAGAAAAGCAGTAGCTGCAGCGAAAGGAGAACTGTAA